Below is a genomic region from Polypterus senegalus isolate Bchr_013 chromosome 13, ASM1683550v1, whole genome shotgun sequence.
cttgtATGTCaggtttcttatgttcttatattacAAAGGTGATCGGGCAAAATCAAGTAACTATAGACCAGTAAACTTAACATGTACTACtagaaaattaattaaagcaattattaaagaaaaaacccAGCAGCACATGCCAAGAATAGCTGTATCAGTAGACAGCCAGCATGGAGAGAACATAATTCACTAATATGCTACAGCAAACAGGTATAGTGAGCATTAGTTGATGTTAAAGCAGTGCTGGGGGTAAACGTTCTTTTTACATATATTCAAACGGTAAGGATAAGAATGTAAGAAAACAGGCTACAGAGGTTTGCAGATCATACAAATCTAGGTGAAATGGTAGATAATCTATAATCAGATGAATCATTACAAAGAGACCTGGATAGAACACAGGTGGAGACAGGTTTGTGGCATATTAAATTTAACgtaagaaaaataaagtgttataaattagaagtagaaatgttagattttgaatatacacaatgagaggtctgaaacttgaaactacaccttatgagaatgGCCTAGGAGTCATAGTGCACACGTCATTATCTCCTGTATATATCTAgagtgtacagaagccattaagaatgctaacaggatgttaggtatatagcatgatgtgttaTGTATACATCACAAGAAATTATGCTTaaactatataaatgcaatagtTCTATTATCTCTAGTAATATGTACAGATTtgatctccatattacaaaaactgACCTAGAACTCCAGAAAATTCAGGGAAGAGTGACTATTTGGATTCCAGGACTGCAAggaatgagttatgaagaaacaTTCAAGGAGCTGACCCTTTCCAGTTTATGCAAATGGAGAGTAAATGGtgatgactgattttttatttgaattatgaaaggaattagaatGGAGGATCTTCAACAACACCGCAGGGGCACAGATGAAAACTTCCTAAGGGCAGATTTTAAACAAACatcagaaagtttttctttacacataaaACCACAAACACATGCAATACATTACCAAGAAGTGTGGTTGAGAGTGATACTTTAGGGACTCTCAGAAACTGGcacaatgttattttagaaaacgGAGGCAAATAAAGTCTGAAAACTCTGTAGGCCTGAATGGTCAGTTCCTGTCAAAGTTATTCTAATATTCCATTTCAGGATGAACTACCTGTATCATTACAAGGTGCtcaccctcttcttcttcttcttcattcacaCTTGTGCCTATGCCTCTATACTGCGCCACTGTGAGCCGGTCAATGAGACCATCTCTGTAGAAAAGGAAGAGTGTCCAAAGTGTGTGCTGATTACCACAAGAATTTGCAGTGGATACTGCCTGACGAGGGTGAGTGAAACCttatttgttggtcacctgtatGGTATACAGATTGCATGCTTGATGCTTTGCAGGCCTCACTGCTTCTTCTCATTGCAGGATTTTTTGTTCAAGAGCACCATTGCACCTCTCTACCAGCACGTCTGCTCGTACAAGGAGATACGATATGAGAAAATTAAACTTCCTGACTGCCCACATGGTGTGGATCCCTACTTCACATACCCTGTAGCAGTTAGCTGCTATTGTAGTTTGTGCAAACTGGATTATTCTGACTGCACCACTCAAAGCATTTCCCCGAGTTTCTGTATCTATGGCAAAGCACACCTTTACCTAATTTAGAGGAAGACCAGAATGGGGTTTGCAGTCCGAGTAACCCCACAACTAGACGTGTAGAAGGTTAATCCCACCACCTCTGTACCCATTATAATTTCTCAGCAAGAAGGAGCCTTGTCTTTTCAAAAATTGACTGGTTCTCATTCTAGGCCAAGAATAAACTTTGCAGGCtacaagctaaaaaaaaccccaaaaaaaaaaaacccccaaaaaaaaaaaaaaaaaaacaaaacaaaacagtgaaatgGAGAGAGCACAGCCTGTTTGGGTGAGGTTGCCCTTTGCAAAATTTCCAGTTTCCTGCTATCCACTCTATTCCCACAGCCAAGGCAATTACCTCCGTTTTCTTATacataagaataaaaacaagtgatTGAACCCAATATGTTGTCTTATTTAACCTTTTTAACATCAATGCATgctatatgaaaatataattaagaGCTTCCATAATATTACCTAACAATGTATATAGTAAACAACTACAGTATAATGTGAACTTTTAGGACAGTCATCATGTTCCCCTCTAACTcctctttatttaaaatacagaaatgaaCTCCAGACAgtgattttcatttatataaaatctatttattttacaaaatgcttgaaaaaacaaatctgcataATACAACAGAAGGGATCATCACTCAAAATTTGGTCTGAGTTAAAGAAAAAGAGCTTTGAAAAACAAGCCAAAGTTTTCAGTGTCTCAtctgtcacatactgtatgttggctGCCTTAGGGCAGGAGGCTTGTATACATAACTAGATGAGCTATGGAGACTGGTGCTTAGAAGAAGGcatgtgtttgttttaattctgagcTGTCTTAACAAGGGTGACAAAAATGACAGTCAACAGCTTCCATGAAGGTTAGAGTGCAAGATAAACTCATGAAGGGCAGGCcacaaaacagtttaaaaaaaagataattctAGGTTacttttttcatctttattttctttgttctcGGATTCAGCTTTCTCCATCAATCAGGAGCCTGCAGTTACATCTATGAAGTGTCCATCTGGTTTCCTTCTGGGGTGAAGGCATAAAAGGATACATTTAAGAATCAGTATATTTACACAGATATGTATGAACATATTAAGATTAAACATTTTGGTATTcaattgtataaaaaatgtaaaatatccatccatcactTTTCAGATCTACTTAGCTCAATTCCTGGATATTGGGTTCAGCCAACATGAGACAACTTTGGAAAACTGCTATTaaatcatgagaaagagagagacaaaaggcaggaaccaactctagaAAAAGTGTCAGTCAGTCCATTGTTggccacactcacacacatctCCATATACTTACACCGAGTCAGGAGTCACTAATTAACTTACTACATCTTTGAAATGTAGGAGGAATACTGAAATTTGTCCTCAGACTAATAGCCACCTTCCCAAGTTCTAGCAAACAAAAACAGAGATAAAGGGGAATGTGCAATGGGAAAAAAAGAAGTGGCTGAATCTGAGCTCTGCTCCATTACAGGCTTCTA
It encodes:
- the LOC120542331 gene encoding gonadotropin subunit beta-like; translated protein: MNYLYHYKVLTLFFFFFIHTCAYASILRHCEPVNETISVEKEECPKCVLITTRICSGYCLTRDFLFKSTIAPLYQHVCSYKEIRYEKIKLPDCPHGVDPYFTYPVAVSCYCSLCKLDYSDCTTQSISPSFCIYGKAHLYLI